A region of Thermococcus piezophilus DNA encodes the following proteins:
- a CDS encoding SDR family oxidoreductase, with protein MGVLVTASSRGIGFNAARELLKRNARVVISSKNEKNLRKALDDLSSYGEVYAVRANLLDQVELENLVRESWELLEGVDALVWNAGNVRCEPCILHEVSYIDWTEASTLHTVAPGYLTTLFVQTWLERKTKGVLVYLNSISIKEPMPPLVLADVTRAGLVQLAKSVSRTYGKHGIRAYSVLLGSFDTPGARENLKAVAESRGETFEETWEREVLGRTPLHRTGRWDELGSLVAFLLSDEAEYMLGSTVVIDGAMTGGISL; from the coding sequence ATGGGTGTTCTCGTGACCGCCTCATCGAGGGGGATAGGCTTCAACGCCGCGCGGGAGCTCTTAAAGAGGAACGCCCGAGTCGTGATAAGCTCAAAAAACGAGAAAAACCTCAGAAAGGCCCTCGACGATCTTTCAAGTTATGGCGAGGTCTATGCAGTCAGGGCGAACCTTCTCGACCAAGTGGAGCTTGAAAATCTCGTGAGGGAGAGCTGGGAGCTTTTGGAAGGAGTCGACGCCCTCGTCTGGAACGCCGGGAACGTCCGCTGTGAGCCGTGCATCCTCCACGAGGTGAGTTACATCGACTGGACTGAGGCTTCCACACTCCACACGGTTGCTCCGGGCTACCTTACAACACTCTTTGTCCAAACGTGGCTCGAAAGAAAAACGAAGGGCGTCCTCGTTTACCTCAACTCCATCTCGATAAAGGAGCCAATGCCGCCGCTGGTTCTGGCGGACGTTACGAGAGCCGGCCTTGTTCAGCTGGCGAAGAGCGTTTCGAGAACTTACGGAAAGCACGGAATAAGGGCCTACAGCGTTCTGCTCGGCAGCTTCGATACACCTGGCGCACGGGAGAACCTCAAGGCCGTTGCCGAGTCGAGGGGCGAGACCTTTGAGGAGACCTGGGAGAGGGAAGTGCTGGGCAGAACGCCCCTCCACAGGACTGGCAGATGGGACGAGCTTGGCTCACTCGTAGCTTTTCTCCTGAGCGATGAGGCAGAGTACATGCTCGGCTCGACGGTGGTCATAGACGGCGCAATGACGGGGGGGATAAGCCTTTAA
- the tiaS gene encoding tRNA(Ile2) 2-agmatinylcytidine synthetase TiaS — protein sequence MRLHIGIDDTDSPNGMCTTYLGAILYRELSRIAEPIDLPRLIRLNPNIPYKTRGNGAVAMTFEVDEDLITEVKNTVHFYVDRLADFEHENTNPGVVFVEGEIPKELVEFAMKALHEHITIEEAEKAARNAGVEYFKFKVGRGIIGALAAVAYPLERFSYELLAYREPDNWGTPRRVDKESVFLADSWSYPFTYDNVDPYKRSVLITPHGKDPVLVGIRGIDRGKVLQTFEMVRFEEPVTFYQLYKTNQNTDDHLTYKKIGELKLYDSAVVRGTVVKPYWERGRHVFFELEDETGRIRIAAFEPTKKFRNYVRKLLPGDEIIAAGGVKEHEGVLTLNLEKFYPVKLVPKFEYRKPKCPRCGVTMKSKGNYLKCKHCGYKMPKKLIPVEVPRELERKIYEVPPDARKHLSRPLVLPGGEERILEC from the coding sequence ATGAGGCTCCACATCGGCATCGACGACACTGACTCACCAAACGGCATGTGCACTACCTACCTCGGTGCCATCCTCTACCGCGAGCTGTCCCGGATAGCGGAGCCCATAGACCTTCCCCGCTTGATCAGGCTCAACCCGAACATTCCCTACAAGACCCGCGGCAATGGAGCGGTGGCGATGACCTTTGAGGTCGATGAGGATCTTATAACCGAGGTTAAAAACACCGTCCACTTCTACGTGGACCGATTAGCTGACTTCGAGCACGAGAACACAAATCCAGGAGTGGTATTCGTCGAGGGAGAAATTCCTAAAGAGCTCGTAGAGTTCGCAATGAAGGCCCTCCACGAGCACATCACTATAGAAGAGGCAGAGAAAGCTGCGAGAAACGCTGGAGTAGAATATTTCAAGTTCAAGGTCGGGAGGGGTATAATCGGCGCGCTCGCGGCGGTTGCTTACCCTCTGGAGAGGTTCAGCTACGAGCTGTTAGCTTACAGAGAGCCCGACAACTGGGGGACGCCGAGGAGAGTGGACAAGGAGAGTGTCTTTCTGGCCGATAGCTGGAGCTATCCCTTCACCTACGACAACGTTGACCCCTACAAGAGGAGCGTCCTCATAACACCCCACGGCAAGGATCCCGTTCTGGTTGGCATCAGGGGAATTGACAGGGGAAAGGTTCTCCAGACCTTTGAGATGGTTCGCTTTGAGGAGCCCGTGACATTTTACCAGCTCTACAAGACGAACCAGAACACCGATGATCATCTTACATACAAAAAAATCGGCGAGCTGAAGCTCTACGACAGCGCGGTGGTTAGAGGAACGGTGGTTAAGCCCTACTGGGAGCGCGGGAGGCACGTATTCTTTGAGCTTGAGGATGAAACGGGAAGGATTCGCATTGCTGCCTTCGAGCCGACCAAGAAGTTCAGGAACTACGTGAGGAAGCTCCTCCCTGGAGACGAGATAATAGCCGCTGGAGGCGTTAAAGAGCACGAGGGCGTTCTGACGCTCAACCTTGAGAAGTTCTATCCTGTGAAGCTCGTGCCTAAATTCGAGTACCGGAAGCCCAAGTGCCCGCGGTGTGGGGTGACGATGAAGAGCAAGGGCAACTATTTGAAGTGCAAGCACTGCGGCTATAAGATGCCGAAGAAGCTCATTCCGGTTGAAGTTCCGCGCGAGCTGGAGAGGAAAATCTATGAAGTGCCGCCCGACGCGAGGAAGCACCTATCGAGGCCGCTGGTGCTGCCGGGTGGTGAAGAGAGGATTTTGGAGTGTTAA
- a CDS encoding HD domain-containing protein has product MSGKIIHDGIHGSMKLTGLILDLVKTPEFQRLRNIRQLGLAYLVYPGANHSRFEHSLGAWNIARRLSMEVGLSEDESMLLQVGALLHDIGHGPFSHTFESIYKHYVKEHDHMRLGQDIVLGRINITESENGGSIPERIESYDYDFTPKDVADLILGKHEKRYLGQMLHGDVDVDQLDYLIRDAHYTGVAHGIIDLERLTKVLKVHEGELVVDEKGIEAVEGMMVARSLMYSSVYFHHTVKIAEGMLTRALEFALEEGHLWDFWKMIDCRVLVELEDLEGYPAEIVRRIKYRELYKAAVLASADELTGEEKRELLTAYRNVKRRQEIERALADVVGAKEGEVILEFSIADLMLSEPRLKSTEINVLLGSGEVQPLTKVTPLANALKRRQTPRWAVLIASPKEYIEKVREVWKRVIFS; this is encoded by the coding sequence ATGAGTGGGAAGATTATTCACGACGGCATTCATGGTAGCATGAAGCTTACCGGCTTGATCCTCGATCTCGTCAAGACTCCCGAATTTCAGAGGCTTAGGAACATAAGGCAGCTCGGTCTGGCTTACCTCGTCTACCCAGGTGCCAACCACTCCCGCTTTGAGCACTCTCTCGGAGCGTGGAACATAGCGAGAAGGCTCTCAATGGAGGTTGGTCTGAGCGAAGATGAGAGCATGCTCCTCCAGGTTGGTGCACTTCTCCACGATATCGGCCACGGCCCCTTCAGCCACACTTTTGAGAGCATCTACAAGCACTACGTCAAGGAGCACGACCACATGCGCCTCGGGCAGGATATAGTCCTGGGGAGGATAAACATAACTGAAAGCGAGAACGGCGGCAGTATTCCCGAGAGAATAGAGAGCTACGACTACGACTTCACCCCAAAGGACGTCGCCGACCTCATCCTCGGAAAGCATGAGAAGCGCTACCTCGGCCAGATGCTGCACGGGGATGTTGACGTCGACCAGCTTGACTACCTCATAAGGGACGCCCACTACACGGGGGTTGCACACGGCATAATCGACCTCGAGAGACTTACGAAGGTCCTGAAGGTGCACGAAGGCGAGCTCGTGGTGGACGAGAAGGGAATCGAGGCCGTCGAGGGCATGATGGTCGCCCGTTCGCTGATGTATTCGAGTGTCTACTTCCACCACACGGTGAAGATAGCCGAGGGGATGCTTACAAGGGCTCTGGAGTTTGCCCTCGAGGAGGGCCACCTGTGGGACTTCTGGAAAATGATAGACTGCAGGGTCCTCGTGGAGCTGGAGGACTTGGAGGGATACCCTGCTGAGATAGTCAGGCGCATAAAGTACCGCGAGCTCTACAAAGCGGCTGTCCTCGCGAGTGCCGATGAGCTGACTGGTGAAGAGAAGAGGGAGCTTCTTACCGCCTACAGGAACGTGAAGAGGAGGCAGGAGATAGAGAGGGCACTGGCCGATGTGGTGGGAGCAAAGGAAGGGGAAGTCATCCTCGAGTTCAGCATAGCCGACCTGATGCTCAGCGAACCCAGGCTGAAGTCAACGGAGATAAACGTGCTCCTCGGAAGCGGAGAAGTTCAGCCGCTGACCAAGGTTACTCCGCTGGCGAATGCACTCAAGAGACGCCAGACCCCCAGGTGGGCCGTACTCATAGCCTCACCGAAGGAGTACATTGAGAAAGTGAGGGAAGTTTGGAAGAGGGTTATTTTCAGCTGA
- the thsB gene encoding thermosome subunit beta — MAQLSGQPVVILPEGTQRYVGRDAQRLNILAARIIAETVRTTLGPKGMDKMLVDSLGDVVITNDGATILDRIDLQHPAAKMMVEVAKTQDKEAGDGTTTAVVIAGELLRKAEELLDQNIHPSIIVKGYTMAAEKAQEILEDIAIEVTPNDEETLLKIAMTSITGKNAESHKDLFAKLAVEAVKQVAEKKNGKYVVDIDNIKIEKKAGESVEESELIRGVVIDKERVHPRMPTKVENAKIALINDALEVKKTETDAKINITSPDQLFQFIEQEEKMLKDMVEQIAATGANVVFVQKGIDDLAQHYLAKYGILAVRRVKKSDMEKLAKATGAKIVTNVKDLTSEDLGYAEIVEERKIAGESMIFVEGCKNPKAVTILIRGGTEHVVDEVERALEDAVKVAKDVMEDGAVLPAGGAGEIELSIKLDEYAKAVGGKEALAIEAFAEALKIIPKTLAENAGLDTVEMLVKVISEHKNKGKNIGIDIFEGGPADMIERSIIEPLRVKKQAIKSASEAAIMILRIDDVIAAKLSKPEGGEGGMPGGMGGMEMGM; from the coding sequence ATGGCACAGCTTAGTGGACAGCCGGTTGTTATTCTGCCTGAGGGGACCCAGAGGTACGTTGGAAGGGACGCCCAGAGGCTTAACATCCTCGCCGCGAGGATTATTGCTGAGACAGTGAGGACCACCCTCGGTCCGAAGGGTATGGACAAGATGCTTGTTGACAGCCTTGGAGATGTTGTCATTACCAACGATGGAGCCACCATTCTCGACAGGATTGACCTCCAGCACCCTGCTGCTAAGATGATGGTTGAGGTTGCTAAGACTCAGGATAAGGAGGCCGGTGACGGTACCACCACTGCTGTCGTCATCGCTGGCGAGCTTCTTAGGAAGGCCGAGGAGCTTCTTGACCAGAACATCCACCCAAGCATCATCGTTAAGGGTTATACAATGGCCGCCGAGAAGGCCCAGGAAATACTCGAGGACATCGCCATCGAGGTCACTCCCAACGACGAGGAGACCCTCCTGAAGATAGCCATGACTTCAATCACAGGTAAGAACGCCGAGAGCCACAAGGACCTCTTTGCCAAGCTCGCTGTCGAGGCCGTCAAGCAGGTCGCCGAGAAGAAGAACGGCAAGTACGTTGTTGACATAGACAACATTAAGATCGAGAAGAAAGCCGGCGAGAGCGTCGAGGAGAGCGAGCTCATCCGCGGTGTGGTTATCGACAAGGAGCGCGTCCACCCGAGGATGCCGACCAAGGTCGAGAACGCTAAGATAGCCCTCATCAACGACGCCCTCGAGGTCAAGAAGACCGAGACCGACGCTAAGATTAACATCACCAGCCCCGACCAGCTCTTCCAGTTTATCGAGCAGGAGGAGAAGATGCTCAAGGACATGGTCGAGCAGATAGCCGCAACTGGAGCTAACGTCGTCTTCGTCCAGAAGGGTATTGATGACCTTGCCCAGCACTACCTCGCCAAGTACGGCATCCTCGCCGTCAGGCGCGTCAAGAAGAGCGACATGGAGAAACTCGCCAAGGCCACCGGTGCCAAGATAGTCACCAACGTCAAGGACCTTACCAGTGAGGACCTCGGCTATGCTGAGATAGTTGAGGAGCGCAAGATAGCGGGCGAGAGCATGATCTTCGTCGAGGGCTGCAAGAATCCAAAGGCAGTAACAATCCTCATCAGGGGTGGTACCGAGCACGTCGTCGACGAGGTTGAGAGGGCCCTTGAGGATGCCGTCAAGGTCGCCAAGGACGTCATGGAGGATGGAGCAGTTCTCCCGGCCGGGGGTGCCGGCGAGATAGAGCTCAGTATCAAGCTCGACGAGTACGCCAAGGCCGTTGGCGGCAAGGAGGCCCTTGCTATAGAGGCCTTCGCTGAGGCTCTTAAGATAATCCCGAAGACCCTCGCTGAGAACGCAGGTCTCGACACCGTCGAGATGCTCGTCAAGGTCATCAGCGAGCACAAGAACAAGGGTAAGAACATAGGCATAGACATCTTCGAAGGCGGGCCTGCTGACATGATCGAGAGGAGCATCATCGAGCCGCTCCGCGTCAAGAAGCAGGCCATCAAGAGCGCCAGCGAGGCGGCAATAATGATACTCCGCATAGATGACGTCATCGCCGCCAAGCTCAGCAAGCCGGAAGGCGGAGAGGGCGGAATGCCTGGCGGAATGGGTGGCATGGAAATGGGCATGTGA
- a CDS encoding FAD-dependent oxidoreductase, with product MKFYICREKSEPRPFKVAIIGAGPAGLTAAGYLACRGYEVHVYDKMPEGGGMVAFAIPEVRIPIRTVREGVRDLEKLGVSFHFRTKVVYDSPKELGDEWAEHFVSLERLMSEFDALLIATGAWKPRKLKVPGVELEGVYDALSLLHSIKMARIGYYSWDRAPDFKGSRVVIIGAGYTAVDVAIELRFLGAEKVTMVYRRSLEHSYAKAEIRKLISEGVEFIEHATPARILGEEKVRGVEFAKTKIVEGNVVMTDEHFVIDADVVAYAIGQLPTSPIKEIVCASEKMLEETGIFFAGDVITPRNIGTAIREGRAVAERIEEWLLRKAPRRVFPVAITGRLIVGVLGGKC from the coding sequence GTGAAGTTCTACATATGCAGAGAGAAGAGCGAGCCAAGGCCCTTCAAGGTTGCAATCATAGGTGCGGGGCCAGCAGGATTAACGGCAGCCGGCTATCTCGCCTGCAGGGGCTACGAGGTTCACGTTTACGACAAGATGCCAGAGGGCGGCGGAATGGTCGCCTTTGCGATTCCCGAGGTGAGAATCCCGATCAGGACTGTGAGGGAGGGAGTTAGAGACCTCGAAAAGCTTGGTGTTAGCTTTCACTTCAGAACGAAGGTGGTCTATGATTCCCCAAAGGAACTCGGCGACGAGTGGGCCGAGCACTTCGTCTCGCTTGAAAGATTGATGAGTGAGTTCGATGCTCTGCTCATAGCGACCGGTGCTTGGAAGCCGAGAAAGCTGAAGGTTCCGGGCGTTGAGCTTGAGGGCGTTTACGACGCGCTCAGCCTGCTCCACAGCATAAAGATGGCGAGAATAGGTTATTACTCCTGGGATAGGGCTCCTGACTTCAAGGGGAGCCGTGTTGTCATAATCGGAGCTGGCTACACGGCCGTTGACGTGGCAATTGAATTAAGGTTCCTCGGGGCGGAAAAGGTAACGATGGTCTACCGCCGCTCCCTAGAGCACAGCTACGCTAAAGCCGAGATAAGAAAGCTCATCTCAGAGGGCGTCGAGTTCATAGAGCACGCGACTCCCGCCAGGATACTGGGTGAGGAAAAAGTGAGGGGCGTTGAATTCGCTAAAACAAAGATAGTTGAGGGAAACGTCGTGATGACGGACGAACACTTTGTTATAGATGCAGACGTCGTTGCCTATGCCATCGGCCAGCTGCCCACGAGCCCAATAAAGGAAATCGTCTGCGCCAGCGAAAAGATGCTGGAGGAGACGGGAATATTCTTCGCCGGTGACGTCATAACTCCAAGGAACATAGGCACCGCCATAAGAGAGGGAAGAGCCGTCGCGGAGAGGATAGAGGAGTGGCTTCTAAGGAAGGCACCGCGCAGGGTCTTTCCCGTTGCCATAACCGGCAGGCTCATAGTGGGGGTTCTCGGCGGTAAGTGCTGA
- a CDS encoding transcriptional regulator, protein MDRERLIRAVEAILRGTGYKTARMDFKGSCFDIVASRLLLLLFIKVATNIDTVTEEQAEDLKRLSKFFKASPLIVGLKTKNAELEEGVVYERFGIYALRPETLYDVLVENELPAIFAERGGFYVRINGKLLRHLREKHGYSTNELAELIGVSRKSLLNYERGEQAVSLDVAIRLEEMFDEPLAEPIDILNSTVEANLDVTPETPLEREVFERLKFLGLGVVKVRKAPFNAVSKEEEFKILTGIDEKKTRSTVKRAEIVAEVSRIINSDGIFILEKAKTEVVKEVPLIPKDSLQEVKDADELIEMIEELKKEIKKRLFS, encoded by the coding sequence ATGGACAGGGAAAGACTTATAAGAGCCGTCGAGGCGATACTCAGGGGCACGGGCTACAAAACCGCCAGGATGGACTTCAAAGGCTCGTGCTTCGACATAGTGGCGAGCAGGTTACTCCTGTTGCTCTTCATTAAAGTGGCAACCAACATAGACACCGTTACGGAAGAGCAGGCCGAGGACCTAAAAAGGCTCTCCAAGTTCTTTAAGGCCTCCCCTCTCATCGTTGGGCTGAAGACCAAGAATGCCGAGCTAGAAGAGGGAGTAGTTTACGAGCGCTTTGGCATCTATGCCTTGAGGCCAGAAACCCTCTACGATGTCCTTGTCGAGAACGAGCTTCCAGCCATCTTTGCCGAGCGCGGCGGCTTCTACGTCAGGATAAACGGGAAGCTCCTGAGGCACCTTCGCGAGAAGCACGGCTACAGCACGAACGAGTTGGCCGAGCTCATTGGAGTCTCCAGGAAGAGCCTCCTCAACTATGAGCGAGGGGAGCAGGCGGTTTCCCTTGACGTTGCAATCCGCCTTGAGGAGATGTTTGACGAACCGCTGGCCGAACCAATAGACATACTTAACTCAACGGTTGAAGCCAACCTCGACGTTACGCCCGAGACTCCACTCGAGAGGGAGGTATTCGAGCGCCTCAAGTTTCTGGGCCTTGGCGTGGTCAAGGTCAGAAAAGCCCCCTTCAACGCGGTCTCGAAGGAGGAGGAGTTCAAGATACTCACGGGCATAGACGAGAAGAAGACCCGCTCGACGGTCAAGCGTGCCGAGATAGTGGCGGAGGTAAGCAGGATAATCAACAGCGACGGCATCTTTATCCTTGAGAAGGCCAAAACCGAAGTAGTTAAGGAAGTGCCGCTGATTCCCAAGGACAGCCTCCAGGAAGTTAAGGATGCCGATGAGCTCATAGAGATGATTGAAGAGCTGAAAAAGGAGATAAAGAAGCGGCTCTTCAGCTGA
- a CDS encoding GNAT family N-acetyltransferase → MRPIIFRGNLVSLGVLLREDLSQVWMWYNDRDVKRYLSFPEEIFFYEDELEWYEALRREKKHEKVFAIIENSSRSLVGLVGLHKIDFHNGHAELGYFIGKEYWNRGYASEAVSLAVRYALEWLNLRKVYARVYESNGASIRILEKNGFKLAGRWRKHQYVPGKGFVDVLCYELFREP, encoded by the coding sequence ATGAGGCCGATAATCTTCAGAGGAAACTTGGTTTCCCTCGGAGTCCTCCTGCGGGAGGATCTCAGCCAGGTCTGGATGTGGTACAACGACAGGGACGTAAAGCGCTACCTCTCCTTTCCGGAGGAGATATTCTTCTACGAGGACGAGCTGGAGTGGTACGAGGCCCTAAGGAGAGAGAAGAAACACGAGAAGGTTTTCGCGATAATCGAGAACTCCTCGCGCTCACTCGTTGGACTCGTGGGACTTCACAAAATCGACTTCCATAACGGACACGCCGAACTAGGCTACTTCATCGGGAAAGAGTACTGGAACCGCGGCTACGCGAGTGAGGCTGTTTCTCTGGCGGTTCGCTATGCCCTTGAGTGGCTCAACCTGAGGAAGGTTTATGCCCGTGTCTACGAGAGCAACGGAGCTTCAATAAGAATTCTCGAAAAGAACGGCTTCAAATTGGCCGGCCGCTGGAGGAAGCATCAGTACGTCCCAGGGAAAGGCTTCGTTGATGTGCTCTGCTACGAGCTCTTCCGCGAGCCTTAG
- a CDS encoding ATP-dependent nuclease — translation MNQCWRRVRSMYLVSLLEAYLKLSHVPRAIFIFEEPEIYLHPELQKKMARILYELPRRTGNQVFFSTHSPMLLQHFDISNVKHVYMSSGSTKIKEAKLSQILSDLGYSTVDIIHKEFVIIVEGPDDTRRITEILSKFTGWNPHEVKKRIYFLEARGSKNIAAYATLRFMGITELKDNFAIILDSDKISPKKLKERLINVYKQNTGMGKRKLVTISLFLSIPPLKTISLIMRYS, via the coding sequence ATTAACCAATGTTGGCGCAGGGTCAGGAGCATGTATTTAGTCTCACTATTGGAGGCATATCTTAAACTCTCCCATGTTCCTCGTGCTATATTCATCTTTGAAGAACCCGAGATTTATCTTCACCCTGAGCTTCAAAAGAAGATGGCGAGAATTTTATATGAACTTCCAAGAAGAACTGGGAATCAGGTATTTTTCTCCACACATTCTCCTATGTTGCTCCAGCATTTTGACATCTCAAACGTCAAGCATGTTTATATGTCCTCTGGGAGTACAAAAATCAAAGAGGCCAAATTAAGCCAAATCCTCTCCGATTTAGGTTATTCAACAGTGGACATCATACATAAGGAGTTTGTTATTATTGTGGAAGGTCCGGATGACACTAGGAGAATCACAGAAATATTATCAAAATTCACGGGATGGAATCCTCATGAAGTAAAGAAACGAATTTATTTCCTTGAGGCGAGGGGATCTAAAAACATTGCCGCATATGCCACCCTTAGATTTATGGGAATAACAGAGTTAAAGGACAACTTTGCAATTATACTGGACTCCGACAAAATTTCGCCAAAGAAACTTAAAGAGCGCTTAATCAATGTATACAAGCAAAATACTGGTATGGGAAAGAGAAAGCTGGTGACCATATCCTTGTTCTTAAGTATTCCTCCCTTGAAAACTATCTCATTGATCATGAGGTACTCCTGA
- a CDS encoding deoxyhypusine synthase: MTEPKDIVLKESEEIGGMPIEGPWLDEVGSLEEVIDYYHRIGFQATHLGRAIEVWKKVEEKRASGEEVRVFLGYTSNIVSSGLRELIAWLVKEGKVDVVVTTAGGVEEDFIKALKPFILGDWYVNDAEMREKGINRIGNIFVPNDRYIEFEKYMIPFFERVIEMEKERGKPLTASEFIHEMGRFMDEKLGKEKERSVIYWAYKRNIPIFCPAITDGSIGDMLYFFKEERGDRELIIDVANDIVKLNNLAVTAKETSSIILGGSLPKHAIINANLFRGGTDYAIYITTAVPWDGSLSGAPPSEGVSWGKIRAKADYVEIWADATLVFPVLVWKVMKG, translated from the coding sequence ATGACCGAGCCAAAGGATATAGTCCTCAAGGAATCGGAAGAGATTGGGGGAATGCCCATCGAGGGGCCGTGGCTGGATGAAGTGGGAAGCCTTGAGGAGGTCATCGATTACTATCACCGCATAGGCTTCCAGGCGACGCACCTTGGAAGGGCCATCGAAGTATGGAAAAAGGTGGAGGAAAAGCGCGCCAGCGGCGAAGAGGTCAGGGTCTTCCTCGGCTACACTTCCAACATAGTCTCTTCTGGCCTCAGAGAGCTGATAGCATGGCTTGTCAAGGAGGGCAAGGTGGACGTCGTTGTAACAACGGCCGGCGGCGTTGAGGAGGACTTCATAAAGGCCCTAAAGCCGTTCATTCTGGGCGACTGGTACGTCAACGACGCGGAGATGAGAGAGAAGGGCATAAACAGAATAGGCAACATCTTCGTGCCCAACGACAGGTACATTGAATTCGAGAAGTACATGATACCCTTCTTCGAAAGGGTTATTGAGATGGAAAAGGAGCGCGGAAAACCGCTGACGGCGAGTGAGTTCATCCACGAGATGGGCCGCTTCATGGACGAAAAGCTGGGGAAGGAGAAGGAGCGCTCAGTAATTTATTGGGCCTACAAGAGAAACATCCCGATATTCTGTCCTGCCATAACGGATGGCTCAATCGGCGACATGCTCTACTTCTTCAAGGAGGAGCGCGGTGACAGGGAGCTTATCATAGACGTGGCCAACGACATCGTGAAGCTCAACAACCTAGCTGTCACAGCGAAGGAAACCTCCTCGATAATCCTTGGAGGTTCCCTGCCGAAGCATGCAATAATAAACGCCAATCTTTTCAGAGGAGGAACGGACTACGCGATATACATCACCACTGCAGTCCCCTGGGACGGCTCGCTTAGCGGCGCGCCGCCTAGCGAAGGAGTGAGCTGGGGCAAGATACGGGCTAAGGCTGACTACGTCGAGATATGGGCCGATGCGACGCTCGTCTTCCCGGTGCTGGTGTGGAAGGTGATGAAGGGTTAA
- a CDS encoding amidohydrolase: MKAVKATILYDGLGNVQKDVYVVFDKEIKEITKEKPKEAEVIAEGVVTPAFIDGHSHIGMGRYGEPYQEDETNEQMDAVLPLVDALYSIYMDDKAFKHSIEFGVLYSSVLPGSGNIIGGRAVLIKNYGRDIEDAFMKYVGVKAAFGYNPRSTTNWKGTRPSTRMGAIGILLDWLIKTQKTIALLEKDKKEPEEIEPTVEALIPVLKGEVPLRVHVHKEDDIAALLMIKRKFGLKITIEHACDVHSRETFEKIKKEGVPLVYGPFDSLPYKVELKHEDWKNARYLLEVKLLFGLMSDHPVTLQANLYLQLRHFIRLGMSKEEAIKIITHNNAKILGVDDKLGSIEKDKWASLVVWNGDPFHMENYPTHVFAEGELIHETD, from the coding sequence ATGAAGGCCGTTAAAGCCACCATTCTCTACGATGGTCTGGGCAACGTCCAGAAAGACGTATACGTAGTCTTCGACAAGGAGATTAAGGAGATAACGAAGGAGAAGCCCAAGGAGGCCGAAGTGATAGCGGAGGGCGTTGTAACCCCTGCATTCATCGATGGTCACAGCCACATAGGAATGGGCCGCTACGGCGAGCCCTACCAGGAAGACGAGACCAACGAGCAGATGGATGCAGTCCTTCCGCTCGTTGATGCGCTTTACTCCATCTACATGGACGACAAGGCTTTCAAGCACTCGATTGAGTTTGGCGTTCTGTATTCGTCCGTCCTGCCTGGCAGCGGGAACATCATCGGTGGAAGGGCCGTTCTCATCAAGAACTATGGCAGAGACATAGAGGATGCCTTCATGAAATACGTCGGTGTCAAAGCTGCCTTCGGCTACAACCCGCGCTCGACCACGAACTGGAAGGGAACAAGGCCAAGCACGAGGATGGGTGCCATAGGTATTCTCCTCGACTGGCTCATAAAGACGCAGAAGACGATAGCTTTGCTCGAGAAGGACAAGAAAGAACCGGAAGAGATAGAGCCAACGGTTGAGGCACTAATCCCGGTCCTTAAAGGAGAGGTTCCGCTCAGGGTCCATGTGCATAAGGAAGATGACATCGCCGCCCTGCTGATGATAAAGCGGAAGTTTGGACTTAAGATAACCATCGAACACGCCTGCGACGTCCACAGCAGGGAAACCTTTGAGAAGATAAAGAAAGAAGGCGTGCCACTCGTCTACGGCCCCTTTGATTCCCTGCCCTACAAGGTCGAGCTGAAGCATGAGGACTGGAAGAACGCCAGATACCTGCTCGAGGTCAAGCTGCTCTTTGGGCTGATGAGCGACCACCCAGTTACGCTCCAGGCCAACCTCTACCTCCAGCTCAGGCACTTCATAAGGCTCGGCATGAGCAAGGAAGAGGCAATAAAAATCATAACCCACAACAATGCGAAAATCCTCGGCGTTGACGACAAGCTCGGAAGCATCGAGAAGGACAAGTGGGCCTCGCTGGTGGTCTGGAACGGCGATCCGTTCCACATGGAGAACTACCCGACGCACGTCTTCGCGGAGGGAGAGCTGATTCACGAAACGGACTGA